A region of the Apus apus isolate bApuApu2 chromosome 5, bApuApu2.pri.cur, whole genome shotgun sequence genome:
TTCACTTACGCTGCAGTTAAAGGGAGCAGTCCAAGGCAGCCTTCTGCCTCCACTGCAGCTTTAAACTTTCCCTAAGTGTAGCTCTTGCTGAAAGCCAGCACGCTCTGCTATTACCCATACGTAGCACTGAGgcttctctctctttattttccagtatGTTTTGGCAGTTGGCAGCTCTGTCTTCTATGCCATGTTTTACGGTGATCTCGCAGAGGTCAAATCTGAAATCCATATACCAGATGTGGAACCCGCAGCCTTTCTAATCCTATTAAAGTAAGTGGCCACTACAACTCTTAATAATGACGTGGAGAGAATCGAAGTAGCTTATAACATATACATCTCCTAAATGGTATTGTGCAATATGCACTTATTACTGTTTACTTAATGTGCTGACAAGTAGTGAATGTCAGATTCACTACCAGCCAAGGAGACTATAGATCAATCTTTCATGGCCTGTATATTATTTTCCTCCCCCCTAAGAAACTATGTTTCCCCCCCCTCATCTAGATACATGTATAGTGACGAAATAGACCTGGAGGCTGACACGGTTCTGGCTACACTCTATGCTGCCAAGAAGTACATTGTGCCGGCCCTAGCAAAGGCTTGCGTCAATTTTCTGGAGACCAGTTTAGAAGCGAAGAACGCTTGTGTCCTGCTGTCTCAGAGCAGGCTCTTCGAGGAGCCAGAGCTGACGCAGCGCTGCTGGGAAGTGATTGATGCTCAGGCAGAAATGGCACTGAAGTCAGAGGGCTTCTGCGAGATAGATCAACAAACACTGGAGATCATTGTCACCCGGGAGGCGCTCAACACCAAGGAAGTGGTGGTTTTCGAGGCTGTTCTCAACTGGGCAGAGGCTGAATGCAAAAGGCAAGGGCTGCCTGCTACGCCACGCAACAAGAGGAATGTATTAGGAAAAGCTTTGTACTTGGTGCGGATTCCCACCATGACTTTGGAAGAGTTCGCCAACGGAGCGGCCCAGTCCGACATCCTCACCCTTGAGGAAACTCACAACATATTCCTGTGGTACACGGCCgccaacaaacccaaactagAGTTTCCGCTGACGAAAAGAAAAGGACTCGTCCCTCAGCGGTGCCACCGGTTCCAGTCGTCCGCGTACCGCAGCAACCAGTGGCGGTACCGAGGGCGCTGCGACAGCATCCAGTTTGCCGTAGACAAACGGATATTTATAGCGGGACTGGGGCTGTACGGGTCGAGCTGCGGCAAAGCCGAGTACAGCGTCAAAATCGAACTGAAGCGCCTAGGAGTGGTCCTGGCTCAAAACCTGACTAAGTTTACCTCCGATGGCTCCAGTAACACTTTCTCGGTGTGGTTTGAACACCCTGTGCAGGTGGAGCAAGACACGTTTTACAATGTCAGTGCTATCCTCGATGGTAACGAGCTCAGTTACTTTGGGCAAGAGGGAATGACTGAAGTGCAGTGCGGGAAAGTGACGTTCCAGTTCCAGTGCTCCTCGGACAGTACTAATGGAACTGGAGTACAAGGCGGACAGATACCTGAGCTCATTTTCTATGCATGACGCATTTCACCTTGATGGGTTTTCCAGTGCTGCACATTAAGGGGTTTTTCAATTTTACCAAGAACTGCAGCAGTACAGAATGTTACGCTACTTACCTATCTGCTACATCAGGCTATTCAAATAAGTGAAGGAATGCTCTTgaatttaatcttattttatttattcataagCTATTTGACTTAATTATTAAGactgcagcaagcagaaaaatgttaaattttgCACGTactgtgcatttattttgtatataGATAACTAACTTGCAGACTTGCAGTTGACTCAAACAGAATGTTCTAAACTAGAGCAGTTTACGAATCtgttaaatataaaatgtttttacttgCCCTAAATCCTGTGTACTTGATGATTGCTGATCTTATGGCTTGTGTCTGTTAATTCAGCTACAGTACAGTTAACAGGGGTGATGATACTGTAGTCTGTGTGCATTTGCACAGGGCAATAGTTATCACTGCAAATAGGATGGTTCCCCTGCCTGGTAACTGAGAGAATCCACCAGCAGCCTTTATTTTCCTGCACAAAAAAGGAGCTGACATGTGGAAGctcaggtgggttttttttgtgtgtgtgttgcttAAGCTGGAGACAAACCGTGAGTGTAATCAAAGATGATCACAATAATCCAGTGGTTATATTTGAAAGCTTCTAATGCCCATTTACACACATCTTCTGCATTAACCTCcagccttccccagccagcagcaacaCTGACACCTGCCAAACTACACCCTCCTTAAACAGCCAGAGTCAAGACTTGCTGATGAAGCGTAATGCAGGGACAGGCTTTATCACAGATGTAACCCAGAACTGTAATACTGGCAGCCACTATCTAAAAAGACATCCCCTCCTCACACTTAAGAGCAGACATTAGAGAAATACTTGCAATATCATCTTTAGGTTGACTCAAATTTATGAATTGGAAATAAGCCACCTTAAACAAAAGCTGGTGGatctctccttccccctctgTTCTTTCTAAAAAGTCTCTTCCATCCACTATTGGCAGTCATTTTATACTGAGTAGCTTTCAGTTTTCTCAAAGACTGATAAAAGCAGGTGTTTTCCTTAAGATTCTGATAATCATTGCATAGATAATTACAAGATAATTCCTGCAAAGAGGTGGGTAACAATCACAAGGCCTCTATAAACACACTCTTCTAACTTCAGTTTGCACGAGTGCCCTTAGCTTAAAAGCTACAGCCTAGACAACAGCTTGTTTTTACCCTTTAACAGGTTAAACCCCACCTTCCTATCACTGGGTTAGGATTTTGGTGGTGACTTGCTAATTAAAAAGTTACACACTTGGAAAAAGTTGCTCCTCATTTTCCATCAAGCCACTTGTATTTCACCTCAGCTATAGGTGATGGACAGATAGTAAATTTGGCACATATTTATCAAATGTTGCATCTCTGTGGATCTGAAGTGTGACAGGTCTGTGCAAGCTTGTAGACACACAAATTCATTACACATCAGCCCATTGTCTTGGTACTAAACTACTctcagaaaaagcaacaaaaccatttgtaaaagaaaatagcaTCTAGCTCCCAAAAAACTCTTCCATAATGTAGGACAGGCTTTCATAGTCAGTAATGCTCTTTTACACCTGGAGTGATtccagcttcattttaaaattagcaCTCTGGTATTTAGCACACAGTactatgtatatatacacacacacatacgtATTCTTGTGAAGTAACCATGCAGAAAATACACCCAAAATACTCAAAAGtcaaatcattaaaaaaatacctataGCTGGAGCGTTTATGCAGAGTTCTCTGGCCAAAAGAAGGAAAGTTTTTCCCAGCACATAGACATTCACCtattaaaagacaaaaacacattatttaaatcttaaaccacaaatgtttttaatagaacatttatacacaaaggaaaaaaataaccccaactTTTGAAATCTTAAATgacctgctttaaaaaaattcaactgAAGTACCAGAATTGATACTCGTAGGTACAGAATACTACTGGGTGcagcaaaagctgcacaaaTTAGCACTGTAAATCAGAGCATAAGTATATActgaaaaaatgacaaaaagttGGTTATTCTCTTCAGTAGGGTGTTGCTCTGTAATACTTGGGACTATTTTTTAGTTGTCATCTAACATCTCAAAGCATTAAGTTGCCTTTATTATCAGTATATATAAAGTGTCATTTATCTTGTAATGTAACAAAACCTGAGCAAATACTCACAAGTTAGTACAAATTTCAGCTCTGCATGATCATGTGAAGTGGTATAATTAAGTATTGCACAAGCACACACCAAACTTTTCCACCAAAACAAGGAGTGGTGCTACATGCCCCAAgggttatttttcatttcttactgTTTGGACATCGCCCCAGATCACCCTACCTAAAAACAAAAGATCAATGCAGAAGAACCCTAAACCATCCCAAAACCTGCTAAGGAGCTAGAGCCCTGCTCCCCCGTCTTTTGCTGCTGCACTAAAAAGGATGTAAACTGAGGGGAGGAGTTACTCTTCATACTCTTGATTTGCAATTTATAGGTTAGGTGactatatttgtattttaaaagtctgaggAAGTTTTCTTTTGCTATCTTAAGATGTGTTTTTGTGGTCGGCAAGAAAGGCAGGATATACTTCAGTTCCTAATTAGCTGCAAACATTCCCACGAAGCTCCACGAACACCTTGCTCCCCCAAGGCACATATAAAGGTCAAAgttagtagaaaaaaaaaccttcaaccTCCTACACTAcaaacaaatttatttaaaaaaattatttttaggatAGTATAGACTCTATTGCTTTTATGTAACAGAACTGCCCCTCCTATGTCAGGATAATGAAGGTGTTTACTAAGCAGTCGATTACACAACTGAGTTGCTGATGGTGGTACAAGcctatggaaataaaaaatcgTAGTACTAAGTATATTCTCTTTCAGTTTCACAAAAGAGCTTTACCAACAGTTTAATAGCAAGTTTTCCTCCCAATTTTACAGATGCTTCTACCAAGCTAGCaagaataaatacatatatttaaacaaacaaaaaatcagacaCATTTTCCCCTagcacttccattttttttctttatgagaAAATGTTCTTAACAGGAATTTTTCTCAAAtctaaaacatgtaaaaatgaGAACTTCAAAGAAATCCTCAGAACGATTCACGTATCCTGAAAGTGAGTGCCCAATCAAGGGTACTTCATACATTGTTAATTCATTCCATATTTACTGGAAAGTATTGGGTGTCTTCCCTGCATTGTCTAACCAGTGGTCGGACTGGTATGGAAGGTACAAAAAATATAGTttaccaccttttttttttttcctgaaataccaGACAACATAGAAATACTATTCCATGAGAGAAATATACCCTTTGGATAACCAAGTATTTTTCTTAGGAAATAAGTCACCAAACGTTATACAGAAAAATTAGCACCTACTGAATGTGGCAATTCATATAGGAGCTTGAGAGCATGTGACTCTCCATGAGCCACAGAGAAcagacacagcacagcaaaatatCTGCAGTGTTTCAGTTGGCTTTAGATGCTCTATATTCACTGTAAGTTTGGAAAGGCTTACTTTGACCTTTTGTCTTAAGAAATATTAACATCAAGATTGGGGGTTTGGCTGTAGTTTCAGCCTTCTAACTTGGCCGACCAAGTTACTATAAATCTTAAACCTCATCACTTAGATCTTGTTCTGCAAGGATGATTTCACTGCACTAATCAATAAAGTTAGTTCAGGGGAGCCAAGTACATATCATGTTTCCATCAGAGGCTTCACAAACTCATCTAGTTCTTTCACTTTAGCCtagaaaaaaacactcaaatTCAAACAAGTATTTAtccttttggggtttttttgtaacgACATCCAAATACTTGATGTTTGTCCCCATCAAATCATGTCACTCTCTAAGAAACTCCTCCCAAGCAAACTTTCCATAAATATAATCATCAAAGAACAAATAAACATGAAGAAGCATAAAGAAGCAGTGAAGTTCTAGTGATGTTCTAGTGAAGTTCTAACAATCAAATGGGtgccaaataaaattaaaagcaaagacaaatgCATAATAAAATTGCTCAATGCCtgtttttcatcttcctctccTTGGCCTAACTAAAAGTCTCTGGATCCATGTTCTATTTGAGATGTAAGGTACTTAAATCTAACCTGCTTTTCCACTTCTCCCACATCATCAGTGTTTTATGACCAACTTCAAGGTGTAGGCAATGTATTTCCACTaaataataaattcaaataGAAATGGTACATCAgggaatttcttccttttgatcAGAAGTGCGTTTCTTGGCAGTTTCTGGTTCCTGCCTATTTGGAAAGAAAGCATAATATACAGTGGATTACATGCTCTATATTGTTTTCCTCATGAAGCCCACATGTTTTTAATGCCAGGGTAAAGTCACAAAAAGAATCAGGAATATTTAATTGCTTCCAGTTTTCCTGACAAATCGGTAGGAAAAGAGACTTCAGGCCCTCTCAAATAATGAAAGCACTTCTTATATTTAAAAGTTACCAGATATTCACAGGTTCTGGGGTATTTCTCAAGAAATAGGAAATTAAAGATGGCATAAAGCTCACCCAGAAATGTGTCATGGCATTGAACAGCTGAAACATTTAAGAAATTCTGATTTTAGTTGAAGAAGACCCTTTTTCACTAACATTTTATGCCACTGTCACTAATTTTAATTACTCATACACATCCTTTAACTGATGAGATATGAGAGATAAATAACAGGCACATAGAGTCTTTCTTTACTCTCataatctgtaattttttttgcactCCACTAAGCTTAGAAAATTAAGAGAATTAATTGAGAGGCCTACTTTAATTTCtagctttttcttcattaagaaCTTCTTATAAAAATTCATATACTCCAATCCATCAAAAGCTTAATGCTCCAAATTTGGAACCATATGACATTTGCATTTATAAAACCTAATTTTATATGAGTCCTTAGAATGGTGAATAAACAAAAATGCCCTTTTAAAAGGATGTGTCTGGCTTAGACTTGAATTGGTGCAGCTTTAAAGCTTACCACATCaacttcagcttcttttctcccctcttaatttaaaaggatcatactgaaaaacagcatttcccCAAAACTCTCACTAATCAAATTGGTAAAAATACAACAATTTTATTATAGACTTTCATAAGACTTGTCTTCTCCATGTATTTTGATCAGATATTAACATTTTCTAAACTTGATGCAATGACTAGGTTTGAACATCAATATCTAATAGACAGTGGTGTCAACCTCTGTCAGAGAGCCCATTTTAGTATCTTCACACCCTTGTAGTTTTTACTGCATTATTTTACATTCAGTTCACATTTAACAGAGTAAACTTAACAAACATATGGGGACCTGTCActtgagttgtttttttaaaaaacaaacacaactaGATGCTAGAGCAGGAAGACATCTTTCAGACAAAATGTGTTCACCAAAGCAgtgaaaaagccaaaacaacaaaaatctccTACAACGTTTTTACACCAAAGGTTTTACAGAGAACTTCAGGTTCAGTACAATTTTGTCCTTAACCAATAGTTAACTTCTGCCCTTGTTGCAGAAGACTTTATATTAGTTAAAAGGGGGAGTTGGAGGAAGAAAGGCTTCTAACAAACACTTCCTTTGCAGTGACATGGGAATTCAGATCTTCATCAGTCTTAACACCTTCCAGGATTTTAAACTCTCTTTGGGAAACAGGGAATCTCCCATTTATACAGTTACTAGGTCACTTTACCTTCTGGAcagtggcaaaaaaataaagctgcaatCATTAAATGAAAGCTTTTGCTTGACGAGAAGTTACGTAAATTTATAAATCAATACTCTCTCACTAGGAGCAGTTTCCAAAAAGTCTTTTCAAGACCATGATGTGGCATTctggaaaaatattacaaattgTGACAGTGGTAAGGTCCCCTGTTTTTTAGAAAGACAAAGACCAGGCAGTTGGAAAGCGATGAGAATTCACACTGTGAAACATCCATGGCTGCTTGCCTAAATAATTAAGCAAGCATGAAAAGCAAATGAGTTTTTAAGGAGAGTGTCTGTTGCTGGGGAAAGAGGCACCTGTGGTTATTTGATTCATTATTAACATTTCTACTATAGTAGTGCCTGAAGGTCCCAACCAGGTTGTTTAAATTAACTCAATCAACATAGCAATTTGCATAGGGGCAATAAAGGCAAATGCAGTCAACATGTTAATAACTTTAAATGAACAAAGGGTATTAAAAAGTGAAGCAAATGAGTACAGTATTTAAGAAATATTGTATTTTACCGTTCTCCACACAATAAactgaaacttcttttttttttttttggatgcaTACTGCAACCAGAACATTACATTTCATCTCAAAAGACAGCACAAAAAACGACAAACAGGTACCAAGCCTAGCTTGTCAGACTGCAGTTCAAACACAGACACAAATCAAAATCAAGCAGCTTCCTCTCAAGCTATGCTTTAAAGCATTGCTTTTAGTCTGGGGACTCTGAAGGGAGAGTCTGCTTTTGCTAATCACGTATGCAGTAGTCGCAGCATTTTTTCTCCACCACCACAGCTGTACAATAAACCAGTATCCTACCATCTACGCAAGACAGTCAGAGAGTCATTTGCAACAAGCATAGATGAATCAGGGAGACCAATGTTGCATTTAATAAAATCGACAAGCATACAAAAatggttggaccagatgacccttgaggtcccttccaacttggcattctatgattctatgaaaaataacTGGCAATAAAATTCCTTCTGGACAAGAAAGTATTGTTACTTGACCAGATGAACTGAAGAAATAGGGGATGAGAGTTGTGTTTTGAAGTGGAAAGATAATAGGAGGATGGACTAAAGCAAGCAGGTACCAGTTACTGATTTTCTCTTCTTGTACAACCCTTTTCCCTATCTAGAAGCACCGTATAGTTAGGTCTCCAGctcaacctcctgctcaaaaaGCAAGGTCAGCTACAAGatcagagcaggttgctcaggatcTGGAAAACCTCCCTGGACAGATACTTCAAAACTgctctaagcaacctgttccaatgttgaactgtcctcatggtgaaaaaaattttcttgATAACACATCAAAACATCTCATTTTTATGTCCATTGCTGCTAATCCTCCTGCTGTGCGCTCCTATAACGAACCTGGCTCTGCCTAACATCTTTTCAGTAAGCACTATCCTTATTTAACAGCAGGACACATCACAAGGcacaataaaaattatattctacTAGGCTGAAATTGGAGATCGAAGCACTGCCAACACCTCTTCACAAAGTCTTTTATGACCACATTGCAAAGACCATGAGACTGGAGATTACAAGAGGCCAAAAAACTTTCGCCATTTCCCAGCCAGCATTTCTCCACATTGAGATCAAAACTTCAGCCAACTAGTTCTCCAGGTGGAAGGAATGAGGTGCTCTGAAACACATGAGCAAACCTAAGCTGTTCAAAAGTTGGGCCAAGGCTAGACAAGCTTCACAACTCTCCTAAACAAGCGAGGCCTGTCGCTCAGATTGGactaaaaaaggaaacaaagggcCTGATTACAGACCTCTCTAAAGATTTTATTTGCAAGTAAAATGCAGTATCTGAAAATATAAGCAAGTACTTTCGCTGTCAGAGACTGATGACTGATCATCCTTCCAACTCAATCAACATGCAGCatggctctgctctgcacaaGGAAGGAGCCTGATTTGTAGCAGTGGTCTGGACATTTTCAGTTCATTTCAGCTAATGCTTTAAAGTCTAAATGTACCAGAGGCATACTGGATCTGACAACACTTTCAACAGAGGTTTCCAAAACATAGGATATATATCACCTGAAGttaaaatgtgaggaaaaaaacaaaaaaacccaagaaattgCCTttccaattaaaacaaaaaaaacaaaacaaaacaaacccaaccaaaaaaccaccgCCAACTTTTTGGCTTTTTCCAAGATGACAGCAGTTTTGAAAATCCAAACAACAACTATGAAATGTAGTAGTTTGCCAGTGGATCAAGACAAACACATCTCAGTCATCAGCATAAGGGGAAAACTGATAAGGCTTCTTAAAAAGATAGCCATCAACTGTGAAAATTAGTCCCCTCTACTGAGAATTTTCAGCTGCATAATACTGTTCTTAAAGAATATTGCACTACAGGGGacaattttcatatttttttttttaatggagaatgGGGTCCAAATCACTAAGCAACTCAATAAATACAGGAAGAGACGTACAAGAGATACAAATCAGAGTCTATGAGGACACACAATTTTCCTcaatttcccttccttttcttttttttttttttttaaggctaaacagaagaacaagaaagaaagaacacaaTTATGACAGGTCACTCAACAACTACTGAGTTGCAGGTAACACCAGATTCAAATATTCTTTATACTACTCTTAGTTTTAGCTACCAACTTCCTTACATTGTGAGCTAAAGAGGGTGTTGGCTCTCCCAGTGCCTGCAAGACACTGGTTGTTGGTCATTAATAGGGAAGGTGCTGTAAGTGGGGTGCAGAACGTCACAGCTAATATTGTTTCCAGCTGCAAGATGGCAAAAGGAAGCAACGGATGCCCTTGTTCACAGGTTTTCATGTCTCTTTTTTGCTGGTAGTTGGAGTCACACAAAgcttactttttgtttttagatGAAGCAATACACAAAAGGTGGCTATGTTGTGggtttctttcccctctctcaaATGCACTGAAACCTATTTCAAAGTGTTCTGTGATTCAGTCAGTACCCTCTATGAAGACACTCCCTAAGGATGCTTCATTTAGTaactctcttaaaaaaaattcctgcagTCAGCAGATGAGCAGCCCCGCAGGTCACTTCACCTCCCACTGCAACTGAGCTGCATCAAGTAGaacattctgaagaaaaatctcaaaattTGCTATTAGCACCTAGGCCACAGCTGGGGAAGGTCAGCAGTAGCTCATTTTTAGACTTTCAGATGTGATTTTTTCCTGATATAAAATTAACACCTTTCTCATTTtaccaagaaaaacaattacCTGGACCACTATGACATACTTTGTACATATGAGACTGAGcaagttaaatattttggaaaaataccACTGCCACTACTAGTACTGTTATCAATCTTTAATTATATTCACATCCCAAATTCAGGATGGGAGACCAgtacttgggaaaaaaacccaaaaaggtAATATAGAACTatctaatcacagaatcacagaatgtttagagttggaagggaccttgaagatcatg
Encoded here:
- the BTBD6 gene encoding BTB/POZ domain-containing protein 6 isoform X2, yielding MAAELYPASTNTNLANSNAAAAATAANSKKNALQLQQTAQPPPPPQLQNLNNNNLESANWQSFHPTLRERNALMFNNELMADVHFIVGPPGASKKVPAHKYVLAVGSSVFYAMFYGDLAEVKSEIHIPDVEPAAFLILLKYMYSDEIDLEADTVLATLYAAKKYIVPALAKACVNFLETSLEAKNACVLLSQSRLFEEPELTQRCWEVIDAQAEMALKSEGFCEIDQQTLEIIVTREALNTKEVVVFEAVLNWAEAECKRQGLPATPRNKRNVLGKALYLVRIPTMTLEEFANGAAQSDILTLEETHNIFLWYTAANKPKLEFPLTKRKGLVPQRCHRFQSSAYRSNQWRYRGRCDSIQFAVDKRIFIAGLGLYGSSCGKAEYSVKIELKRLGVVLAQNLTKFTSDGSSNTFSVWFEHPVQVEQDTFYNVSAILDGNELSYFGQEGMTEVQCGKVTFQFQCSSDSTNGTGVQGGQIPELIFYA
- the BTBD6 gene encoding BTB/POZ domain-containing protein 6 isoform X1, which translates into the protein MPLPHGCLNGRIMKCLTFFLLLPETLKKSKKSVRSNGKVPGCYEIVPLSLKKKMAAELYPASTNTNLANSNAAAAATAANSKKNALQLQQTAQPPPPPQLQNLNNNNLESANWQSFHPTLRERNALMFNNELMADVHFIVGPPGASKKVPAHKYVLAVGSSVFYAMFYGDLAEVKSEIHIPDVEPAAFLILLKYMYSDEIDLEADTVLATLYAAKKYIVPALAKACVNFLETSLEAKNACVLLSQSRLFEEPELTQRCWEVIDAQAEMALKSEGFCEIDQQTLEIIVTREALNTKEVVVFEAVLNWAEAECKRQGLPATPRNKRNVLGKALYLVRIPTMTLEEFANGAAQSDILTLEETHNIFLWYTAANKPKLEFPLTKRKGLVPQRCHRFQSSAYRSNQWRYRGRCDSIQFAVDKRIFIAGLGLYGSSCGKAEYSVKIELKRLGVVLAQNLTKFTSDGSSNTFSVWFEHPVQVEQDTFYNVSAILDGNELSYFGQEGMTEVQCGKVTFQFQCSSDSTNGTGVQGGQIPELIFYA